In Sulfitobacter sp. LCG007, the sequence GAGGTCGAGATCGGCGCGTTTCAGGCCGAACGCGGCGTGACCCAGCGCGTGCGCTTCAACATCGCGGTCGAGGTCGAGCCCCCGGCCGCCCCCATGGATGACGACGTCGACCGGATCCTGTCCTACGACAAGATCACCGATGCGATCTCGCTCGAGCTCTCGGCCGAACGGCTGAACCTGCTCGAGACCCTTGCCGAGCGGCTGGCCGAACGCATCCTTCTCGAACCGCAGGCCGTACGCGTCTTCGTTCGGATCGAAAAACTCGATCGCGGGCCGGGGGCGTTGGGGGTGGAGATCGTGCGCGAGCGTGGCCAGGCGGGGGGCATGGCGACCGACGACGAGCGCGCCCCGCACCCGGCGTTGGTCTATCTCGGCAATGCGGCCCTGACATCGCCCCATCTGACGCGATGGATCGACCAGCTTGGCGCGGCTCAACGCCCGGTGATCTTCTGCGTCGGCGCGCCCGAGGCGGCAGCGCCGCGAAGCGGTCATCCGATGGCGCAGCGGCGGATCGATCTGCTGGCCATCGAACAGAACGCCTGGGTTCTTGCGGGACGGGATGCGCGCTGTGTCGTGGTCTCGACCCGGACCGAACTGGATTGGGCGATGAGGAACGGTCGCATGAGCGTCTGGGCGCCGTCGAAGATCGTGCTCGACGGGCCCGACGGCGCCTCGGCCCAGCCGGGCGATCCGGTTGCGCTGGCAGCCTGGTTTGCGGCGGGGGTCGGCGCGCAGGAGATGCTGGTCATCGGCGCTCCGCTTCCCGAGGCGGCTCCGGTGGCGATGCGCGCGGTAGCGGTCGAGTCGGAAGATCTGTGAGATGACCGACTATTTCCGACCCATTGTCCAGTCAGGCCCCGCGCGGCCCGAAGGCGCGCTGAGGCTCGCCGGCGGGCCCTGCTGGTTCGACACCGTCGAGCATCTGCGCCGGGGCGGGCGCCCGCGGGTGCTGGCGGCCCGCGAGCTTCCGGAGGCGTGGCGCCACGCACTCACCAGCCCGAGGGCACCGGTCGCGGGGCTGAGCCTCGAGCGGCCCCGGATCATGGGCATCCTGAACGTGACGCCGGACAGCTTTTCGGACGGTGGCGCGCATGTCGCCCTTCCCGACGCTCTGGCGGGCGCGGCCGGCATGGCGGCGGCCGACATCATCGACATCGGAGGGGAATCCACCCGGCCCGGTGCCGAAACCGTCGCCGCAGGCCACGAGATCGCGCGCACCGTTCCCGTGATCGAGGCGCTGAAGGACGCTGACCGCGCGCGGCTGATCTCGATCGACACGCGCAAGGCCGCGGTGGCGGAGGCCGCGCTGGCGGCGGGGGCGGATATCGTCAACGATGTCGCGGGCTTCACCTTTGATGGCGGGCTCGCGCTGCTCTGCGCGCAAACGGGGGTGCCGGTCTGCGTCATGCATGCGCAGGGTGATCCCCAGACCATGCAGCGCGCTCCGCGCTATGACGACGTGCTTCTCGATGTCTACGACTGGCTTGCCGGCCGGATCGAATGGCTGGCGGCGCAGGGCATCGCGCGCGACAGGATCATCGCCGATCCCGGCATCGGTTTCGGCAAGACGCTCGAGCACAATCTCGCGCTGCTGGCCCGGCTCGGCCTTTTCCATGGCCTTGGCGTGCCGATCCTTCTGGGGGCATCGCGCAAGCGCTTCATCGGGACCATCGGCGCAGAGCAGGATCCGCGTCGACGGATGCCCGGTTCGGTCGCGGTCGCTCTGGCGGCGCTGCAACATGGGACACAAATAGTGCGCGTGCATGACGTCGCGGAGACGGCGCAGGCCGTTGCGCTCTGGCGCGCGAGCGTGGCAGGAGAGGTAGATGGCTAAGCTTTTCGGAACAGACGGCGTCCGCGGG encodes:
- a CDS encoding dihydroneopterin aldolase — its product is MSSEIRLAFAHPVERSEATAGTRPLDRISVRDHTVEVEIGAFQAERGVTQRVRFNIAVEVEPPAAPMDDDVDRILSYDKITDAISLELSAERLNLLETLAERLAERILLEPQAVRVFVRIEKLDRGPGALGVEIVRERGQAGGMATDDERAPHPALVYLGNAALTSPHLTRWIDQLGAAQRPVIFCVGAPEAAAPRSGHPMAQRRIDLLAIEQNAWVLAGRDARCVVVSTRTELDWAMRNGRMSVWAPSKIVLDGPDGASAQPGDPVALAAWFAAGVGAQEMLVIGAPLPEAAPVAMRAVAVESEDL
- the folP gene encoding dihydropteroate synthase, with protein sequence MTDYFRPIVQSGPARPEGALRLAGGPCWFDTVEHLRRGGRPRVLAARELPEAWRHALTSPRAPVAGLSLERPRIMGILNVTPDSFSDGGAHVALPDALAGAAGMAAADIIDIGGESTRPGAETVAAGHEIARTVPVIEALKDADRARLISIDTRKAAVAEAALAAGADIVNDVAGFTFDGGLALLCAQTGVPVCVMHAQGDPQTMQRAPRYDDVLLDVYDWLAGRIEWLAAQGIARDRIIADPGIGFGKTLEHNLALLARLGLFHGLGVPILLGASRKRFIGTIGAEQDPRRRMPGSVAVALAALQHGTQIVRVHDVAETAQAVALWRASVAGEVDG